The Alteromonas mediterranea DE genome contains the following window.
CTCATGGATGACAAAATTACCTACTCAGTATTTAAAGTAACCGGCGAAACCAATACTGATGATTTATCTCCAGCGCCCGACGCATGGTCTCGCCCTGATATTCCTCTGCACGCCCTTGCGGCTTACAAAATGCCTCGCGAAGGATTGGAGCCCGAAGAACCCGGCGTTAAAGGCCCAATGACACAAATAGAAGAAGTCAAAAGTAAAGGATATCCGGTTGCTTTTGTGGGTGATGTTGTCGGTACCGGATCGTCACGTAAGTCGGCGACGAACTCAGTGTTATGGTTCTTTGGCGAAGATTTACCGGGCGTGCCGAATAAACGTGGCGGTGGTGTATGTATCGGCTCAAAAGTTGCGCCTATTTTCTTTAACACCATGGAAGATGCTGGCGCACTGGTTTTCGAAGCCGATGTGGAAAAAATGAATATGGGGGATGTGATAGATATCTACCCATTTGAAGGCAAAATTACCAACCACGAAACCGGTGAGCTTCTCGCAGAATATAGCTACAAGTCGAAAGTGATTTTAGATGAAGTTCGTGCGGGGGGACGCATTAACCTGATTATTGGGCGCGGTCTTACAGAGAAAGCCCGAGAGACGTTAGGTTTAGGTCCAACAGATCTTTTCCGCACGCCTGAACAACCAAAAGACAGCGGAGCGGGTTTCTCGTTAGCGCAGAAAATGGTGGGCAAGGCTTGTGGTGTTGAAGGCATTCGCCCGGGCACTTACTGCGAGCCTAAAATGACAACTGTGGGCTCGCAAGATACCACAGGGCCTATGACCCGCGATGAGCTCAAAGACTTAGCTTGTCTTGGTTTTACTGCCGATTTAACCATGCAGTCATTCTGTCACACAGCGGCTTATCCTAAGCCGGTGGATATTGAAACCCAGCACACATTGCCTGATTTTATTATGAATCGCGGTGGGGTATCGCTTCGCCCCGGCGATGGCATTATTCACAGCTGGTTAAATCGCATGTTGTTGCCTGACACAGTAGGAACAGGCGGCGACTCCCATACCCGTTTTCCATTAGGTATTTCGTTCCCAGCGGGCTCAGGGCTGGTGGCGTTTGCTGCGGCCACGGGCGTGATGCCTCTTGATATGCCTGAATCTATTCTTGTGCGCTTTAAAGGGGAAATGCAGCCGGGCATTACCTTAAGAGACCTTGTACACGCTATTCCTTTGTACGGTATTAAACAAGGGCTATTAACGGTAGAGAAAAAAGGCAAAATAAACGCCTTTTCTGGCCGTATTCTAGAAATTGAAGGGTTAGAAAACCTGACGGTAGAGCAGGCGTTTGAGTTATCCGATGCATCGGCAGAGCGTTCAGCGGCAGGTTGTACCATCAACCTTTCTGAAGAATCGATTGCCGAGTACCTGCGTTCAAATATCACTATGCTTCGCTGGATGATTAACGAAGGTTACGGCGATCCGCGCACATTAGAGCGCCGCGCTCAGAAAATGGAAGAGTGGCTCGCAAATCCTGAGCTAATGCGCGCCGATGCCGACGCGGAATATGCTGAGGTTATCGAAATCGACCTTAATGATATTAAAGAACCCATTGTGTGCTGCCCGAATGATCCAGACGACGCGAAAACCTTGTCTGAGGTGGCGGGTGATAAGGTGGATGAGGTCTTTATTGGTTCATGCATGACAAACATTGGTCACTTCCGCGCTGCCGGTAAATTGCTTGAGCAGTTTAATAAAACCTTGCCAACTCGTTTGTGGATGTCGCCACCAACGAAGATGGATAAAGCCCAGTTGATGGAAGAGGGGTATTACAATATTTATGGTCGTGTTGGTGTGCGCACCGAAATGCCTGGATGTTCTTTGTGTATGGGGAACCAAGCCCGTGTAGACGCTGGCGCTACCGTACTTTCAACCTCTACCCGTAACTTCCCGAATCGCTTGGGTGACGGCGCAAACGTGTACCTGACATCCGCTGAACTTGCTGCAGTAGGAGCAATTGTAGGGCGCATTCCAAGTGCCGAAGAGTACATGGAGTACGCCAGCAAGATTAACGCTATGTCGGGTGAAGTATTCCGCTACTTAAACTTCGACAAAATGCCAAGCTTTAAGAAGGCAGAAGAAGAGGCAAAAGCGCGCATTATTCCGACATTGAATGTTGCTTAAAATAGTGTATAAACTACAAAGCCGGTTCCCCTTGAGGTGACCGGCTTTTTTTATGGCGAAAAGGAATGTCTAATGGGAAAATCTTTCTTTATTGTTGCTGCACTTGTATTAACCTTAGGGTGTGCAAAAGCGCAGGTTGACCCTGCATCGTCGCTCGATTCGGTGAACTTCGATTCCATATCACTTGAAATTGGCGATAAGCACTATGAAGTTGAGTATGCCAAAACCTTTGAACAACGCGCTCAGGGCTTGATGTTTCGCAAAGCCCTTTGTGAAGATTGCGGTATGTTTTTTAAGTTTTCCAGCCCCAAATTTGCGGGGATGTGGATGAAAAATACTTTTGTTCCGCTAGACGTAGCATTTATCGACAGAAATGGCGTAATAACGGATATAAAACCTCTCACTCCCCATAGCTTGGAGTCGGTCGGATCATCGAAAGAGGTACTTTACGCATTGGAAATGAACCAAGGGTGGTTTGCCGAGAATAACATTAAAGTAGGCGACCAAGTAACGATTGATTGACCGCGCAAAACGCGCGGTTTCGCTAGCTGTAGGCTAGTTTTATTCTGGAGTTTAATATAGTGACAAATGCCTTATCGATAGCCAAGTTCGGTGGAACTAGCGTAGCGAATTACGAAGTAATGCAAAACTGCGCCCGAATTGTTGCCGGTAATGACAAAACGCGCATTGTGGTAGTGAGTGCCTCAGCAGGGGTAACTAACCACCTGGTGAGTCTAGCGCACACGCCGATGACGCAACAGCAAATTGAAGAAACCTGCCAAGCCATTGTCGACATCGAGCACGCTATTCTTAACAAGCTTGACGACAAAGCGGCCGTTGAACCTAAGCTCAACGATTTACTTGAAGAGATGCGAAGCTTAGCGTTTCACGAAGAAATTCTTCATAGGGACGACTTAAAAGATCAGCTGCTTTCTATGGGCGAGCGTATGTCCTCGCTTATGTTCTCATCAGTGCTTGCTGAGCAGGGCGTGAAGACCATGAACTTCGACGTTCGCAAGGTACTTCGTACGGATAGCGAGTTCGGTGAAGGCGCGCCGCAAATCGAAGAAATTGAAAAACTAGCGAAGCAACTGCTCGCGCCTGAAATCAAAGAGGCCATTGTGGTAACCCAAGGCTTTGTTGGCGCAGATGAAGAAGGTCGTACTACAACACTTGGTCGTGGTGGGTCTGATTTTACGGCAGCGCTACTTGCTGAAGCCCTTGATGCCGAGGCGTGCGAGATTTGGACCGACGTAACCGGGGTATACACAACCGACCCGCGGATTACACCAGCAGCACACCCTCTGCCTGAACTGAGCTTTGAAGAAGCGGCAGAAATGGCAACCTTTGGTGCAAAGGTACTTCACCCTGCCACCATGGAGCCAGCGCTTCGCAAAGACATTAAAGTGTTCGTAGGGTCAAGCAAAGAGCCTGAAAAGGGCGGTACGTGGATTGTACGCAATTGTGAGCACGAGCCACCATATCGCGCTATCACCCGCCGTAAAGAGCAGGTAATGGTAACGGTTAAAACACCTAAGATGATGTACGCTCAGGGCTTTCTACAGCAGGTATTTGCGATTATCGCTAAACACAAACTGAGCGTTGACTTGGTAACCACGTCAGAAATCTCGGTATCGTTTACCCTAGATAACCCAGCAAACTCGGTAGCCCAGCGCCTGAATAAAGAGACCATTGCTGAACTTGA
Protein-coding sequences here:
- a CDS encoding DUF192 domain-containing protein, with protein sequence MGKSFFIVAALVLTLGCAKAQVDPASSLDSVNFDSISLEIGDKHYEVEYAKTFEQRAQGLMFRKALCEDCGMFFKFSSPKFAGMWMKNTFVPLDVAFIDRNGVITDIKPLTPHSLESVGSSKEVLYALEMNQGWFAENNIKVGDQVTID
- the acnB gene encoding bifunctional aconitate hydratase 2/2-methylisocitrate dehydratase, producing MLQDYRKHVEERAQQGIPPKALNAEQVASLVDLLKNPPEGEGEFLLELLSERVPPGVDEAAYVKAGFLSAIAKGEDSCELISKEKAVTLLGNMHGGYNIATLVELLDDESLAPLAAKELKHTLLMFDAYHDVEEKHKAGNEYATDIIKSWAEGEWFTSRKLMDDKITYSVFKVTGETNTDDLSPAPDAWSRPDIPLHALAAYKMPREGLEPEEPGVKGPMTQIEEVKSKGYPVAFVGDVVGTGSSRKSATNSVLWFFGEDLPGVPNKRGGGVCIGSKVAPIFFNTMEDAGALVFEADVEKMNMGDVIDIYPFEGKITNHETGELLAEYSYKSKVILDEVRAGGRINLIIGRGLTEKARETLGLGPTDLFRTPEQPKDSGAGFSLAQKMVGKACGVEGIRPGTYCEPKMTTVGSQDTTGPMTRDELKDLACLGFTADLTMQSFCHTAAYPKPVDIETQHTLPDFIMNRGGVSLRPGDGIIHSWLNRMLLPDTVGTGGDSHTRFPLGISFPAGSGLVAFAAATGVMPLDMPESILVRFKGEMQPGITLRDLVHAIPLYGIKQGLLTVEKKGKINAFSGRILEIEGLENLTVEQAFELSDASAERSAAGCTINLSEESIAEYLRSNITMLRWMINEGYGDPRTLERRAQKMEEWLANPELMRADADAEYAEVIEIDLNDIKEPIVCCPNDPDDAKTLSEVAGDKVDEVFIGSCMTNIGHFRAAGKLLEQFNKTLPTRLWMSPPTKMDKAQLMEEGYYNIYGRVGVRTEMPGCSLCMGNQARVDAGATVLSTSTRNFPNRLGDGANVYLTSAELAAVGAIVGRIPSAEEYMEYASKINAMSGEVFRYLNFDKMPSFKKAEEEAKARIIPTLNVA
- the lysC gene encoding lysine-sensitive aspartokinase 3, whose translation is MTNALSIAKFGGTSVANYEVMQNCARIVAGNDKTRIVVVSASAGVTNHLVSLAHTPMTQQQIEETCQAIVDIEHAILNKLDDKAAVEPKLNDLLEEMRSLAFHEEILHRDDLKDQLLSMGERMSSLMFSSVLAEQGVKTMNFDVRKVLRTDSEFGEGAPQIEEIEKLAKQLLAPEIKEAIVVTQGFVGADEEGRTTTLGRGGSDFTAALLAEALDAEACEIWTDVTGVYTTDPRITPAAHPLPELSFEEAAEMATFGAKVLHPATMEPALRKDIKVFVGSSKEPEKGGTWIVRNCEHEPPYRAITRRKEQVMVTVKTPKMMYAQGFLQQVFAIIAKHKLSVDLVTTSEISVSFTLDNPANSVAQRLNKETIAELETICDVKVEKGYDLVTVVGNNMQTAIGVSSKILSAVSDFNLRMICFGANPHNLSFLVNETDSDDVVRKLHSALFE